Proteins encoded together in one Lysinibacillus sp. FSL K6-0232 window:
- the menC gene encoding o-succinylbenzoate synthase has protein sequence MKLEEITLRHLKMPMKAPFTTSFGTVAEKELLLIEAKDASGVTGWGETVAFVAPWYTEETLQTTWHMLKDFLIPILLHTEIRHPDEVSALFASIRRNCMAKASIEGAVWDIYAQQTKQSLAQALGGQKQRIEVGISVGIQSSTAKLIELIKEHMNSGYKRVKIKIKPGYDIEVVRAIRAELPDLPLMVDANSAYTLNDINLLQQLDDYRLLMIEQPLATDDIVDHAILQRSLQTPVCLDESITSVEDARKAIELGSCGVINIKIGRVGGLTEAKRIHDLCQKNNIPVWCGGMLEAGIGRAHNIALTSLSNFVLPGDTAGSSHYWYEDIITPEVKVIDGYIHVPQSVGIGYTPNQAIINKLTMSTEVYR, from the coding sequence GTGAAATTAGAAGAAATCACATTACGGCACTTAAAGATGCCAATGAAAGCACCATTTACAACGAGTTTTGGTACAGTTGCTGAAAAGGAGCTGTTATTGATAGAGGCAAAAGATGCGTCAGGTGTAACAGGATGGGGAGAAACAGTTGCGTTTGTAGCACCTTGGTATACAGAGGAAACATTACAAACAACATGGCATATGCTCAAGGATTTTTTAATACCTATCTTGTTACATACAGAAATTAGGCATCCTGATGAGGTGTCTGCATTATTTGCATCTATTCGTCGAAACTGTATGGCAAAAGCTTCAATTGAAGGTGCTGTATGGGATATTTATGCTCAACAAACAAAGCAATCGCTTGCACAAGCGCTAGGTGGACAGAAGCAGCGTATTGAAGTAGGTATAAGTGTAGGCATTCAATCGTCTACCGCTAAATTAATCGAGCTAATAAAAGAGCATATGAATAGCGGCTATAAACGAGTGAAAATCAAAATAAAGCCAGGTTATGATATTGAGGTAGTACGAGCTATTCGCGCTGAACTACCAGACCTACCTTTAATGGTCGATGCCAATTCAGCCTATACATTAAATGATATTAATCTATTACAGCAGCTTGATGACTATCGTTTATTAATGATTGAACAGCCATTAGCGACTGATGATATTGTAGACCATGCGATATTACAGAGAAGTTTGCAAACGCCTGTTTGTCTTGATGAAAGTATTACATCTGTTGAAGATGCTCGAAAGGCCATTGAGCTTGGAAGCTGCGGTGTGATAAATATTAAAATTGGACGAGTAGGTGGCTTAACAGAAGCAAAGAGGATTCATGATTTATGCCAAAAGAACAATATTCCAGTGTGGTGTGGTGGTATGTTAGAGGCGGGCATCGGACGAGCGCATAATATTGCCCTAACATCGCTTAGTAATTTTGTTTTACCTGGAGATACTGCAGGTTCTAGTCATTATTGGTATGAGGATATTATTACGCCGGAAGTAAAGGTGATTGATGGTTATATTCATGTGCCACAATCAGTGGGCATTGGTTACACGCCTAATCAAGCTATTATTAATAAATTAACAATGAGTACAGAGGTTTATCGATAA
- a CDS encoding M20 peptidase aminoacylase family protein, protein MKEELNRLRPRLMEIFTHLHDHPEISWQEIETTNYIFDLLTQEGFSPKRFKNSTGLYVDIGHGTPKVGLRTDIDALWQEVDGAFRANHSCGHDGHMTMAIGTLLLLKEQKPLLNGTIRVIFQPAEEKGTGALAVLEEGVIDDLDFLFGVHVRPVHELEDGTYCAALYHGASRLIEGEIIGEDAHAARPHLGVNAIEVGATIIEDLRTIHTDPMVPVSIKMTKFQAGGESGNIIPGNAAFTIDIRAQQNSVMDDLAQGVKRVIDSAKILHKVQIDSRTVANIVAAEVDASAQYIMEQAIIQAAGLSNLRKPVHTPGGEDFHHYAVKRPHLKTTMLGLGCGLTPGLHHPKMRFKQARLVTGVEILTKAVLLALEAGHAKEASA, encoded by the coding sequence ATGAAAGAAGAGTTGAATCGTTTAAGGCCAAGGTTAATGGAGATTTTTACGCATTTACATGACCATCCAGAAATTAGCTGGCAGGAGATAGAAACAACCAATTATATATTCGATTTATTAACACAAGAAGGTTTTTCACCTAAACGCTTTAAAAATTCCACGGGGCTTTATGTTGATATTGGGCATGGAACACCAAAGGTAGGCTTACGAACAGATATCGACGCATTATGGCAGGAGGTGGATGGCGCTTTTCGTGCAAATCATTCCTGTGGACATGATGGACATATGACAATGGCTATAGGTACGTTATTACTTTTAAAAGAGCAAAAGCCATTATTGAATGGGACAATCCGTGTTATTTTCCAGCCTGCTGAAGAAAAGGGGACAGGGGCATTAGCTGTTTTAGAAGAGGGTGTTATTGATGATTTAGATTTTTTATTTGGTGTCCATGTAAGACCTGTTCATGAGCTGGAGGATGGTACATATTGTGCTGCGTTATATCACGGAGCCTCTCGCTTAATTGAAGGAGAAATTATTGGAGAGGATGCCCATGCTGCAAGACCACATCTTGGTGTCAATGCAATTGAAGTCGGTGCAACCATTATTGAAGATTTACGAACAATCCATACAGACCCGATGGTACCTGTATCTATTAAAATGACAAAATTTCAAGCTGGTGGCGAATCAGGAAATATTATTCCTGGGAATGCCGCATTTACGATTGATATACGCGCACAGCAAAATAGTGTGATGGACGATTTAGCACAAGGCGTAAAGCGTGTAATTGATTCCGCTAAGATTTTGCATAAGGTGCAAATTGATTCACGTACCGTAGCAAATATCGTAGCTGCTGAGGTGGATGCAAGTGCGCAATATATTATGGAGCAGGCAATTATACAGGCGGCAGGATTATCCAACCTGAGAAAGCCTGTCCACACACCGGGAGGAGAAGACTTTCATCATTACGCAGTGAAGCGTCCTCATTTAAAAACAACTATGCTAGGGTTAGGGTGTGGGTTAACGCCAGGGTTGCATCATCCAAAAATGAGATTTAAGCAGGCTAGGCTTGTTACAGGAGTTGAAATTTTAACGAAGGCTGTGCTGTTAGCATTAGAGGCAGGACATGCGAAGGAGGCGTCGGCATAA
- the putP gene encoding sodium/proline symporter PutP, whose protein sequence is MSDNMYQLLAIIIYMVAMLAIGWYAFAKTSNLTDYMLGGRSLGPAVTALSAGAADMSGWLLMGLPGAIFLSGLVEVWIAIGLTIGAYLNWLLVAPRLRVYTQVTNDSITIPSYLDSRLRDQTKLIRIASGIIILVFFTFYVSSGMVAGGKFFDSSFGYDYHLGLLIVSGVVVAYTLFGGFLAVSYTDFIQGLIMFIALISVPLFGVFVTGGLGDTITSIKAVNPDHLNLLPVTATAAGIISSIAWGLGYFGQPHIIVRFMAISSVKETKQARRIGIGWMMLSLFGAIGTALVGVAYYEQNAGELKDAETVFIVMGQILFHPFIAGIMLAAILAAVMSTISSQLIVTSSALVEDIYKALFNKTADDKHYVLAGRMAVLVVAIIAIILAWNPDNSILDLVGFAWAGFGAAFGPIILLSLYWRKLTNYGAIGGMITGAITAFIWGKVDALSDALYEIVPGFLVCLIVAVVVSIMTYKPNPEIEEEFNRSEQLLKEERT, encoded by the coding sequence ATGTCAGATAATATGTATCAATTATTAGCCATTATTATTTATATGGTCGCTATGCTGGCAATTGGTTGGTATGCATTTGCGAAAACATCTAATTTAACAGACTATATGCTGGGCGGGCGTTCTTTAGGACCAGCGGTAACAGCATTAAGTGCAGGGGCAGCTGATATGTCAGGATGGCTCCTAATGGGCTTACCGGGGGCGATTTTTTTATCAGGTCTTGTAGAGGTATGGATTGCTATTGGTTTAACAATCGGCGCTTATTTAAACTGGCTATTGGTAGCACCAAGGTTGCGTGTGTATACACAGGTGACAAATGATTCGATTACTATTCCAAGTTATTTGGATAGTCGATTGCGTGATCAGACAAAGCTAATTCGAATTGCTTCAGGAATTATTATTTTAGTGTTCTTTACATTTTATGTATCATCTGGGATGGTTGCAGGAGGCAAGTTTTTTGATAGCTCCTTTGGTTATGACTATCATTTAGGCTTACTAATTGTTTCAGGTGTAGTTGTTGCCTACACATTATTTGGTGGATTTTTAGCTGTTAGTTATACAGATTTTATTCAAGGACTTATTATGTTTATAGCCCTTATTAGTGTGCCACTATTCGGTGTGTTTGTAACAGGGGGATTAGGAGATACGATTACATCCATTAAAGCTGTTAACCCTGACCATCTAAATTTATTACCTGTTACAGCGACAGCCGCTGGTATTATTTCTTCGATTGCATGGGGCTTAGGTTATTTTGGGCAGCCACATATTATTGTACGCTTTATGGCGATTAGCTCTGTTAAGGAAACAAAGCAGGCTCGTCGTATTGGAATCGGCTGGATGATGTTAAGCCTTTTTGGTGCGATTGGAACAGCCTTAGTAGGTGTCGCATACTACGAGCAAAACGCTGGCGAATTAAAAGATGCTGAAACGGTATTTATTGTGATGGGGCAAATTTTATTCCATCCATTTATAGCAGGTATTATGCTGGCAGCAATTTTAGCCGCTGTAATGAGTACCATTTCTTCACAATTAATTGTAACGTCCTCAGCGCTTGTGGAGGATATTTATAAGGCTCTATTTAATAAAACAGCAGACGATAAACATTATGTTTTGGCTGGCCGTATGGCTGTATTAGTCGTTGCTATTATAGCCATTATCCTAGCATGGAATCCAGATAATTCAATTTTAGATTTAGTTGGCTTTGCATGGGCAGGCTTTGGTGCTGCATTTGGTCCTATTATTTTGCTGTCTTTATATTGGCGCAAGCTAACGAACTATGGAGCAATTGGTGGTATGATTACAGGTGCTATAACAGCATTTATTTGGGGTAAGGTTGATGCTTTATCCGATGCATTATATGAGATTGTACCGGGCTTTCTTGTTTGTTTAATTGTTGCAGTTGTTGTCAGTATTATGACATATAAACCAAATCCAGAAATTGAAGAGGAATTTAATCGCTCAGAGCAATTATTAAAAGAAGAAAGAACATAA
- a CDS encoding YkvI family membrane protein — protein MKKSLQIGGAYVGIIVGAGFASGQEIILYFTSFGFKGIYGALLAAVCFAFVGMCIAQVSSRLRTTSHKDLIYQICGNGIGFILDFILSIFLFGVAVIMFAGAGATFQQMFGLPAWLGSICMVVLTLATVMLNVKSIINIIALATPYLLAIVSIIAIYAIATMELTFAEQAVIAQQAQISMNSWWVTALLYMAFNIGVSFSLLTVMCGAVRNDKVASMGGIIGGILLGALILLIHLSLLAKMNIIIGLDIPMLALANEIHPMVGLLMTIALLGMIYNTAVGMLYSFIVRFIEPSRPNFKLAAILIGGLGFLASLVGFTTLVAKLYAVMGYVGLVLIIFIVAAWLRGVKRAR, from the coding sequence TTGAAAAAAAGCTTGCAAATCGGTGGTGCCTATGTAGGAATTATCGTTGGTGCAGGATTTGCTTCTGGACAGGAGATTATTCTGTATTTTACAAGCTTTGGTTTTAAAGGAATTTACGGTGCACTATTAGCGGCTGTCTGTTTTGCATTTGTCGGCATGTGCATTGCGCAAGTTAGCTCAAGATTACGTACAACATCACATAAGGATTTAATTTATCAAATTTGTGGGAATGGAATAGGCTTTATATTGGATTTTATATTATCTATTTTCTTATTCGGTGTGGCTGTAATTATGTTTGCCGGGGCAGGAGCGACCTTTCAACAAATGTTTGGGCTGCCTGCGTGGTTAGGAAGCATTTGCATGGTTGTCCTAACTCTAGCAACTGTTATGCTGAATGTAAAAAGCATTATTAATATCATTGCACTGGCAACACCATATTTGCTAGCGATTGTATCCATCATTGCGATCTATGCCATTGCTACAATGGAGCTTACCTTTGCGGAGCAGGCGGTTATTGCACAGCAAGCTCAAATTAGCATGAATAGCTGGTGGGTAACTGCCTTATTATATATGGCATTTAATATAGGGGTAAGTTTTTCACTTCTTACTGTGATGTGTGGAGCAGTTCGCAATGATAAGGTAGCTAGCATGGGTGGCATTATAGGTGGTATTTTGCTAGGTGCTTTAATTTTGCTTATTCACTTATCGTTACTTGCTAAAATGAATATCATTATTGGATTAGATATTCCGATGCTAGCATTAGCAAACGAAATTCATCCAATGGTTGGTCTGCTTATGACCATTGCCCTTTTAGGGATGATTTATAATACTGCCGTAGGGATGCTTTATTCATTTATCGTAAGATTTATAGAGCCTAGTAGACCAAACTTTAAACTGGCTGCTATTTTAATAGGTGGTCTAGGCTTTTTAGCAAGCCTAGTAGGTTTTACAACACTTGTTGCCAAGCTCTATGCAGTGATGGGTTATGTAGGGCTAGTATTAATCATATTTATTGTAGCCGCATGGTTAAGAGGTGTAAAAAGAGCTAGATAA
- the hflX gene encoding GTPase HflX has product MDKIKEVDVLMEKAILVGVNIRNDEHFDYSMEELQNLAEALHVEVVGVVTQNLERVTPSHYVGTGKIEEIKNFYEEAQANLVIFNDELSPSQIRNLERDLVTKVIDRTMLILDIFGRRAKTREAQMQVELAQLQYMLPRLVGLHASLSRQGGGTGGGFKNRGAGETKLELDRRKIEDQIAKIKKDLEHVQEQRETQRKQRRKNALPIVSIVGYTNAGKSTIMNQLLAAIGQEEHKQVFEKDMLFATLETSVRQIELPDRKTFLLTDTVGFVSKLPHHLVKAFRSTLEEARDADLLLHVVDVSNTEHGFMMDVTNETLKAVGVEAIPTIYVYNKADAANVPYPVVSGDNIWISAKQGIGLEELLQLIRQHIFSDYVTCEMLIPYDQGNIVSYLNEHASVHQTAYEEDGTWLSLELKQADYAKYQHYVVS; this is encoded by the coding sequence ATGGATAAAATTAAAGAAGTTGATGTATTAATGGAAAAAGCCATATTAGTTGGCGTCAATATACGGAATGATGAGCATTTCGATTATTCAATGGAGGAGCTGCAAAACTTAGCAGAGGCTTTGCATGTGGAAGTAGTTGGTGTTGTGACACAAAATTTAGAGCGTGTTACACCATCTCATTATGTGGGCACAGGTAAAATAGAGGAAATTAAAAATTTCTATGAGGAAGCGCAAGCCAATTTGGTCATTTTTAATGATGAATTATCACCTTCGCAAATTCGTAATTTAGAGCGTGATTTAGTAACAAAAGTAATTGATCGCACGATGCTAATTTTAGATATTTTTGGACGAAGAGCGAAAACACGTGAGGCACAAATGCAGGTGGAGTTAGCACAGCTACAATATATGCTGCCGCGCTTAGTAGGCTTGCATGCATCTCTAAGCCGTCAAGGTGGGGGAACTGGAGGCGGCTTTAAAAACCGCGGTGCTGGTGAAACGAAGCTTGAGCTTGATCGTCGAAAAATTGAGGATCAAATTGCAAAAATTAAAAAAGACCTTGAGCATGTTCAGGAGCAGCGAGAAACACAGCGTAAGCAGCGCCGTAAAAATGCATTGCCAATTGTGTCGATTGTAGGTTATACAAATGCTGGGAAATCAACGATTATGAATCAGCTACTTGCAGCAATAGGGCAAGAGGAGCATAAACAGGTTTTTGAGAAGGATATGCTCTTTGCTACGCTGGAAACGTCTGTGCGTCAAATAGAGTTGCCTGATAGAAAGACCTTTTTATTAACAGATACAGTTGGCTTTGTCAGTAAATTACCGCACCATTTAGTAAAAGCATTTCGCTCTACATTAGAAGAGGCACGAGATGCAGATCTTTTACTTCATGTTGTCGATGTTTCCAACACTGAGCACGGCTTTATGATGGATGTAACAAATGAAACATTAAAGGCAGTTGGCGTTGAAGCCATTCCAACTATTTATGTATACAATAAGGCTGATGCTGCGAATGTTCCGTATCCTGTAGTAAGTGGTGATAATATTTGGATTTCCGCCAAGCAAGGGATAGGCTTAGAGGAGCTATTACAACTAATCCGTCAGCATATCTTCTCCGATTATGTCACATGTGAAATGTTAATACCTTATGATCAAGGCAATATTGTTTCCTATTTGAACGAGCATGCCTCTGTGCATCAAACAGCGTATGAAGAGGATGGCACATGGCTATCGCTAGAGCTAAAGCAGGCAGACTATGCTAAATATCAGCATTATGTGGTGAGCTAA
- a CDS encoding peptide MFS transporter yields the protein MSSKDEVVKSVPQQGFVGHPKGLFTLFFTEFWERFSYYGMRAILIFFMYYELNEGGLGLDRGTANSIMAIYGSLVYMSGIIGGWIADRVLGTRKTIFYGGVLIMIGHLLLALPGGVTMLFASMAFIVIGTGLLKPNVSSIVGDIYAETDSRRDAGFSIFYMGINMGAFVAPFIVGTIGQKYSFHLGFGLAALGMLLGLIVYKLTEKKYLGLAGLQVNNPLKPEERKKIFTQFGIVALLIIILGAVGIKTGTLTMNVFSVIITTLGVLIPTIFFIYMYRSKKTTKDEKSRLLAYIPLFLAAVMFWAIQEQGATILATYADERTQLSIGSFQLQSSWFQSLNPLFIITLAPLFAMLWLKWGDKQPTTPRKFSYALFFAGLSFLVMMIPAHLSGGETLVSPWWLVLSFFLVVVGELLLSPVGLSATTKLAPQAFAAQTMSLWFLTSAAAQAINAQLVRVYEVVSEFTYFGFLGSLSIVIGIILLLISPIISKAMRGIN from the coding sequence ATGTCTAGTAAAGATGAAGTTGTAAAATCGGTCCCTCAGCAGGGCTTCGTTGGACACCCTAAAGGGCTCTTTACTTTATTTTTCACAGAATTTTGGGAACGTTTCTCATATTACGGAATGCGTGCCATTCTTATTTTCTTTATGTATTATGAGTTAAATGAAGGTGGATTAGGCTTAGATCGTGGAACAGCGAACTCGATTATGGCAATTTATGGTTCACTTGTTTATATGTCTGGTATTATCGGTGGCTGGATTGCTGACCGAGTTTTAGGAACACGTAAAACAATTTTTTATGGTGGCGTTTTAATTATGATTGGTCACCTATTGCTGGCATTGCCAGGCGGTGTAACAATGCTATTTGCTTCAATGGCATTTATCGTGATAGGGACAGGGTTATTAAAACCAAATGTTTCAAGCATTGTTGGGGATATTTATGCAGAAACTGATAGTCGCCGAGATGCAGGCTTTTCAATTTTTTATATGGGTATTAATATGGGTGCGTTTGTTGCACCATTTATTGTTGGAACAATCGGGCAAAAATATAGCTTCCACCTTGGCTTTGGCTTAGCAGCACTTGGAATGCTACTTGGTTTAATTGTTTATAAATTAACAGAGAAAAAATATTTAGGCTTAGCAGGGCTGCAGGTAAATAATCCATTAAAGCCTGAAGAGCGTAAAAAAATCTTTACACAATTTGGGATTGTAGCTTTACTCATCATTATTCTAGGTGCTGTAGGTATTAAAACAGGTACATTAACAATGAATGTATTTAGTGTAATTATTACAACACTTGGTGTATTAATCCCAACTATATTCTTTATTTATATGTATCGCAGTAAAAAAACAACAAAAGATGAAAAATCACGCCTGCTTGCCTATATTCCGTTATTTTTAGCAGCGGTTATGTTCTGGGCTATTCAAGAGCAGGGAGCAACGATTTTGGCAACCTATGCAGATGAGCGTACACAATTAAGTATTGGTAGCTTCCAGCTTCAATCTTCATGGTTCCAATCACTGAATCCGTTATTTATTATCACATTAGCACCTTTATTTGCGATGCTATGGTTAAAATGGGGAGATAAGCAACCAACAACACCACGTAAGTTTTCCTATGCATTATTCTTTGCAGGTTTGTCTTTCCTTGTAATGATGATTCCAGCACACTTATCAGGCGGGGAAACATTAGTTAGCCCATGGTGGTTAGTGCTATCGTTCTTCTTAGTCGTTGTAGGAGAGCTATTATTATCACCAGTAGGTTTATCTGCTACAACGAAATTGGCGCCACAAGCTTTTGCGGCACAGACAATGTCATTATGGTTTTTAACAAGTGCAGCAGCACAAGCTATTAATGCACAGCTTGTAAGGGTCTATGAAGTCGTAAGTGAATTTACTTACTTTGGCTTTTTAGGGTCACTATCCATTGTGATAGGCATCATTTTACTACTCATTTCACCGATTATTTCTAAAGCGATGCGGGGCATTAATTAA
- a CDS encoding ABC transporter permease — protein sequence MKIRYLLTATIVLSIVSLFIGVADIKPSDLLDFHSEETRLFLISRVPRLVAILLAGAGMSIAGLIMQSLSRNKFVSPTTAGTLDATRLGVLISMMFFTNVTYFQKISFAFIFALAGTLLFMQILNRIKFKDAIFIPLIGLMFGNILSSVTTFFAYKANIIQNISAWLQGDFSLIMKGRYELLYISVPVLILAYIYANRFTVAGMGEDFAKNLGLSYKFVVNLGLVLVALISTTVVLTVGVIPFLGLIIPNIISLFRGDNLAKTLPHTALLGMSFLLFCDILGRVLIFPYEIPISMTVGVIGSAIFLFMLFRGRAYA from the coding sequence ATGAAAATAAGATATCTTTTAACAGCAACAATTGTGTTGTCTATTGTGTCACTATTTATCGGTGTAGCCGATATAAAACCAAGTGATCTATTAGACTTCCACTCAGAAGAAACTAGACTATTTTTAATTAGTCGTGTACCTCGGCTTGTGGCTATTTTGCTGGCAGGTGCGGGTATGAGTATTGCTGGTTTAATTATGCAAAGCTTAAGTAGGAATAAGTTCGTATCACCAACAACAGCAGGTACTTTAGATGCTACTCGATTAGGTGTTTTGATTTCGATGATGTTTTTTACAAATGTCACGTACTTTCAAAAAATTTCCTTCGCTTTCATATTTGCTTTAGCCGGCACATTATTATTTATGCAAATATTAAATCGAATTAAGTTTAAAGATGCGATCTTTATACCACTTATTGGCTTAATGTTTGGTAATATTTTATCGTCTGTTACAACATTTTTTGCGTATAAGGCGAATATTATCCAAAACATTTCTGCATGGTTACAAGGAGATTTCTCATTAATCATGAAAGGTCGTTATGAGTTACTATACATAAGTGTACCAGTGCTTATTTTAGCTTACATTTATGCAAATCGCTTTACAGTCGCTGGAATGGGGGAGGATTTTGCTAAAAACCTTGGGTTATCCTATAAATTTGTAGTGAATTTAGGGTTAGTGCTAGTAGCGCTTATCTCAACAACAGTGGTGTTGACAGTTGGTGTGATTCCATTTCTGGGCTTAATCATTCCAAATATTATTTCATTGTTTAGAGGCGACAATTTAGCAAAAACATTGCCACATACTGCATTGCTCGGCATGTCCTTCTTGTTATTCTGTGATATTTTAGGACGCGTGCTTATTTTCCCATATGAGATACCAATTAGTATGACGGTTGGTGTTATCGGAAGTGCTATCTTCCTATTCATGTTGTTTAGGGGGAGAGCATATGCGTAA
- a CDS encoding class I SAM-dependent methyltransferase: MTFEEMKAQLIEQILQQQLVTATISQPRMKSNDIKRIKLKPLMLKNAYHIQIEYQYERILKHENILLASFPAKLESFFEDYRQAHIDFVDEKVHVQLSKKNKVLWKSDKTASPKQVSLTHNRKKNYLLSDDQPYPFLIRLGVQTAEGKVKKQKYDKFKQINRFIEFIDDALAYLPKDRQVRILDFGSGKSYLTFALYHYLKIEKGLDIHVTGLDLKKEVIEECSQIAQDLGYDQLEFLVGDINDYNEESAVDMVVTLHACDVATDMALARAVKWGASVILSVPCCQHELNRQLHTPALDIMLQHGLVRERFAALATDAIRAEILSLVGYEAQLLEFIDMENTPKNILIRAYHTGKRPNKQQRASYDAFVKLLNATPFLANELSDYLQ, from the coding sequence ATGACATTTGAGGAAATGAAAGCTCAGCTTATTGAGCAAATCTTACAGCAGCAGCTTGTTACTGCAACAATTAGTCAACCGCGCATGAAATCTAATGACATCAAACGAATTAAATTAAAGCCATTAATGCTTAAAAATGCTTACCATATACAAATTGAATACCAATATGAACGGATTTTAAAACATGAAAATATCCTTTTAGCAAGCTTCCCTGCCAAGCTTGAGTCCTTCTTTGAGGACTATCGTCAAGCTCATATTGATTTTGTAGATGAAAAAGTACATGTACAATTATCCAAAAAAAATAAGGTGCTTTGGAAATCCGATAAGACTGCTTCACCAAAGCAGGTCAGCCTTACACATAATCGTAAAAAAAATTACTTACTCTCTGATGACCAGCCCTATCCTTTTTTAATTCGACTTGGTGTACAAACAGCGGAAGGAAAGGTTAAAAAGCAAAAGTACGATAAATTTAAACAGATTAATCGCTTTATTGAATTTATTGACGATGCTTTAGCTTACTTACCAAAAGATCGGCAGGTGCGAATTTTAGACTTTGGTTCAGGTAAATCTTATTTAACATTTGCTTTATACCATTATTTAAAAATTGAAAAGGGCTTAGATATTCACGTAACAGGCTTGGATTTAAAAAAAGAAGTTATTGAAGAATGCTCACAGATTGCACAGGATTTAGGCTATGACCAGCTTGAATTTCTTGTAGGGGATATTAATGATTATAACGAGGAATCTGCTGTTGATATGGTGGTAACATTACATGCCTGTGATGTTGCTACAGATATGGCCTTGGCTCGCGCTGTAAAGTGGGGTGCAAGCGTTATTTTAAGTGTTCCTTGTTGTCAGCATGAGCTAAATCGTCAGCTTCATACACCAGCTCTTGATATTATGCTACAGCACGGGCTTGTACGAGAACGTTTTGCTGCCCTTGCGACAGATGCTATTCGAGCAGAAATATTATCATTGGTTGGCTATGAGGCACAGCTACTGGAGTTTATTGATATGGAAAATACACCAAAAAATATTTTAATTCGAGCCTACCACACAGGCAAAAGGCCAAATAAACAACAGCGTGCTAGCTACGATGCCTTTGTAAAACTCCTAAATGCCACACCATTTTTAGCAAATGAACTAAGCGACTATTTACAATAG
- a CDS encoding GNAT family N-acetyltransferase encodes MLEKVRIHKIMTPVEIAEAQKLNAEIWGTQAIPSHQLLAAVQNGGLVLGAYLEEKLIGFNYCFVGYQDGEMYLHSHMIGVEKAYREQGVGELLKHAQQEYAKEHGFQLIRWLIEPLEARLANLAFFKLNTVSYQYEMDYYGALQDDFNEGLPSDRLVVEWWIERKQMTDSLDELEEIAQEIVPWSLTVDGLPVLDVDNAFQLQQSFYKDAYLLSIPQYLQKMKVESPKLAEDWRYKVRTILTTLFKQNYAIVRMKKHPEYVHSYLLVRRSLLAL; translated from the coding sequence ATGTTAGAAAAAGTGCGTATTCATAAAATCATGACACCTGTAGAGATTGCAGAAGCACAAAAGTTAAATGCTGAAATTTGGGGAACACAGGCTATTCCCTCCCACCAATTATTAGCTGCGGTACAAAATGGCGGCTTGGTGCTTGGCGCTTATTTAGAAGAAAAGCTAATCGGCTTTAACTATTGCTTTGTTGGCTACCAAGATGGAGAAATGTATTTACATTCACACATGATTGGTGTGGAGAAAGCATATCGTGAACAAGGTGTAGGTGAGCTATTGAAGCACGCACAACAAGAATATGCAAAAGAACACGGTTTTCAGTTAATTCGTTGGTTAATTGAGCCACTAGAAGCACGTTTAGCAAATCTAGCATTTTTCAAGCTTAATACGGTTAGTTATCAATATGAAATGGATTATTATGGCGCATTGCAGGATGATTTTAATGAAGGACTGCCTTCAGATAGACTCGTTGTTGAATGGTGGATTGAGCGCAAACAAATGACGGATAGCTTGGATGAGCTAGAGGAAATTGCACAAGAAATTGTACCATGGTCATTAACCGTTGATGGCTTGCCTGTACTTGATGTTGATAATGCATTTCAGCTTCAACAATCCTTTTATAAGGATGCCTATTTATTGTCAATCCCTCAATATTTGCAAAAAATGAAAGTTGAAAGCCCTAAGCTTGCAGAGGATTGGCGCTATAAAGTACGAACAATTTTAACAACCTTATTTAAACAAAATTATGCCATTGTACGCATGAAAAAGCACCCTGAATATGTTCATAGCTATCTATTAGTCAGACGTTCCTTATTAGCTTTATAA